From a region of the Castor canadensis chromosome 7, mCasCan1.hap1v2, whole genome shotgun sequence genome:
- the Gale gene encoding UDP-glucose 4-epimerase isoform X1: MAQHLLPSIVQTGKTEEATADQGAMAEKVLVTGGAGYIGSHTVLELLEAGYSPVVIDNFHNAIRGGGSMPESLRRVQELTGRSVEFEEMDILDQAALQRLFKKHSFKAVIHFAGLKAVGESVQKPLDYYRVNLTGTIQLLETMRAHGVKNLVFSSSATVYGNPQYLPLDEAHPTGGCTNPYGKSKFFIEEMIRDLCQADKAWNAVLLRYFNPTGAHASGRIGEDPQGVPNNLMPYVSQVAIGRRETLNVFGDDYATEDGTGVRDYIHVVDLAKGHIAALRKLTEQCGCRIYNLGTGTGYSVLQMVQAMEKASGKKIPYKVVARREGDVAACYSNPSLAHEELGWTAALGLDRMCEDLWRWQQQNPSGFGAQA; this comes from the exons ATGGCCCAGCATCTTCTCCCCTCCATTGTACAGACTGGGAAAACTGAGGAAGCGACAGCTGACCAAG GTGCAATGGCAGAGAAGGTGCTGGTAACTGGAGGAGCTGGCTACATCGGCAGCCACACGGTGCTGGAGCTGCTGGAGGCGGGCTACTCACCTGTGGTCATTGACAATTTCCATAATGCCATCCGGG GAGGAGGCTCCATGCCTGAGAGTCTGCGGCGGGTACAGGAGCTGACAGGCCGCTCTGTGGAGTTTGAAGAGATGGACATCTTGGACCAGGCAGCCCTACAGCGCCTCTTCAAGAAG CACAGCTTTAAAGCCGTCATCCACTTTGCCGGGCTCAAGGCTGTAGGCGAGTCAGTGCAGAAGCCTCTGGATTATTACAGAGTGAATCTTACAGGGACCATCCAGCTTTTGGAG ACCATGAGAGCCCATGGGGTGAAGAACCTGGTGTTTAGCAGCTCAGCCACGGTGTACGGAAACCCCCAGTATCTGCCTCTGGATGAGGCCCACCCAACAGGGGGCTGTACCAATCCCTATGGCAAGTCCAAGTTCTTCATCGAGGAAATGATCAGGGACCTGTGCCAGGCTGATAAG GCCTGGAATGCTGTGCTGCTGCGGTACTTCAACCCCACAGGCGCCCACGCCTCCGGCCGCATCGGCGAGGATCCCCAGGGTGTCCCCAACAACCTCATGCCCTATGTCTCTCAG GTGGCAATTGGGCGACGGGAGACCCTGAATGTCTTTGGTGATGACTATGCCACAGAGGATGGCACAG GCGTCCGGGATTATATCCATGTCGTGGATTTGGCCAAGGGCCACATCGCAGCCTTGAGGAAGCTGACAGAGCAGTGTGGCTGCCGG ATCTACAACCTGGGCACAGGCACAGGCTACTCCGTGCTGCAGATGGTGCAAGCCATGGAAAAGGCCTCAGGGAAGAAG ATCCCATACAAGGTGGTGGCGCGGCGGGAAGGTGATGTGGCGGCCTGTTATTCCAACCCCAGCTTGGCCCACGAGGAGCTGGGCTGGACAGCAGCCTTGGGGCTGGACAGGATGT GTGAAGATCTATGGCGCTGGCAGCAGCAGAACCCTTCAGGCTTTGGTGCACAGGCCTGA
- the Gale gene encoding UDP-glucose 4-epimerase isoform X2, whose translation MAEKVLVTGGAGYIGSHTVLELLEAGYSPVVIDNFHNAIRGGGSMPESLRRVQELTGRSVEFEEMDILDQAALQRLFKKHSFKAVIHFAGLKAVGESVQKPLDYYRVNLTGTIQLLETMRAHGVKNLVFSSSATVYGNPQYLPLDEAHPTGGCTNPYGKSKFFIEEMIRDLCQADKAWNAVLLRYFNPTGAHASGRIGEDPQGVPNNLMPYVSQVAIGRRETLNVFGDDYATEDGTGVRDYIHVVDLAKGHIAALRKLTEQCGCRIYNLGTGTGYSVLQMVQAMEKASGKKIPYKVVARREGDVAACYSNPSLAHEELGWTAALGLDRMCEDLWRWQQQNPSGFGAQA comes from the exons ATGGCAGAGAAGGTGCTGGTAACTGGAGGAGCTGGCTACATCGGCAGCCACACGGTGCTGGAGCTGCTGGAGGCGGGCTACTCACCTGTGGTCATTGACAATTTCCATAATGCCATCCGGG GAGGAGGCTCCATGCCTGAGAGTCTGCGGCGGGTACAGGAGCTGACAGGCCGCTCTGTGGAGTTTGAAGAGATGGACATCTTGGACCAGGCAGCCCTACAGCGCCTCTTCAAGAAG CACAGCTTTAAAGCCGTCATCCACTTTGCCGGGCTCAAGGCTGTAGGCGAGTCAGTGCAGAAGCCTCTGGATTATTACAGAGTGAATCTTACAGGGACCATCCAGCTTTTGGAG ACCATGAGAGCCCATGGGGTGAAGAACCTGGTGTTTAGCAGCTCAGCCACGGTGTACGGAAACCCCCAGTATCTGCCTCTGGATGAGGCCCACCCAACAGGGGGCTGTACCAATCCCTATGGCAAGTCCAAGTTCTTCATCGAGGAAATGATCAGGGACCTGTGCCAGGCTGATAAG GCCTGGAATGCTGTGCTGCTGCGGTACTTCAACCCCACAGGCGCCCACGCCTCCGGCCGCATCGGCGAGGATCCCCAGGGTGTCCCCAACAACCTCATGCCCTATGTCTCTCAG GTGGCAATTGGGCGACGGGAGACCCTGAATGTCTTTGGTGATGACTATGCCACAGAGGATGGCACAG GCGTCCGGGATTATATCCATGTCGTGGATTTGGCCAAGGGCCACATCGCAGCCTTGAGGAAGCTGACAGAGCAGTGTGGCTGCCGG ATCTACAACCTGGGCACAGGCACAGGCTACTCCGTGCTGCAGATGGTGCAAGCCATGGAAAAGGCCTCAGGGAAGAAG ATCCCATACAAGGTGGTGGCGCGGCGGGAAGGTGATGTGGCGGCCTGTTATTCCAACCCCAGCTTGGCCCACGAGGAGCTGGGCTGGACAGCAGCCTTGGGGCTGGACAGGATGT GTGAAGATCTATGGCGCTGGCAGCAGCAGAACCCTTCAGGCTTTGGTGCACAGGCCTGA
- the Lypla2 gene encoding acyl-protein thioesterase 2 produces the protein MAGFPGLERKFRRGRPRGKSVCLCGRKGRIAQRSRKPQGARPGLQGALQCMCGNTMSVPLLTDAATVSGAERETAAVIFLHGLGDTGHSWADALSTIRLPHVKYICPHAPRIPVTLNMKMVMPSWFDLMGLSPDAPEDEAGIKKAAENIKALIEHEMKNGIPANRIVLGGFSQGGALSLYTALTCPHPLAGIVALSCWLPLHRNFPQAANGSAKDLAILQCHGELDPMVPVRFGALTAEKLRSVVTPARVQFKTYPGVMHSSCPQEMAAVKEFLEKLLPPV, from the exons ATGGCTGGGTTCCCGGGACTCGAACGGAAGTTCCGGCGGGGGCGGCCGAGGGGGAAGAGTGTGTGTCTGTGCGGGAGAAAGGGGAGAATCGCCCAGCGGTCTCGGAAGCCCCAGGGAGCGAG GCCCGGCCTGCAGGGAGCCCTGCAGTGTATGTGTGGTAACACCATGTCTGTGCCCCTGCTCACTGACGCTGCCACCGTGTCTGGAGCTGAGCGGGAAACGGCCGCG GTTATTTTTTTACATGGACTTGGAGACACAGG GCATAGCTGGGCTGACGCCCTCTCCACCATCCGGCTCCCTCACGTCAAGTACATCTGTCCCCATGC GCCCAGGATCCCTGTGACGCTCAACATGAAGATGGTGATGCCCTCCTG GTTTGACCTGATGGGACTGAGCCCAGATGCCCCAGAAGACGAAGCTGGCATCAAGAAGGCAGCAGAGAACA TCAAGGCCTTGATTGAGCATGAGATGAAGAACGGGATTCCAGCCAATCGGATTGTCCTGGGCGGCTTTTCGCAG GGCGGGGCCCTGTCCCTCTACACAGCCCTtacctgcccccaccctctgGCTGGCATCGTGGCATTGAGCTGTTGGCTGCCTCTGCACCGGAACTTTCCTCAG GCAGCCAACGGCAGTGCCAAGGACCTGGCCATCCTTCAGTGCCATGGGGAGCTGGATCCCATGGTACCAGTACGGTTTGGGGCCCTGACGGCTGAGAAGCTCCGGTCTGTTGTCACACCAGCCAGGGTCCAGTTCAAGACCTACCCAGGTGTCATGCACAGCTCCTGTCCTCAG GAGATGGCAGCTGTGAAGGAATTTCTTGAGAAGCTGCTGCCTCCAGTCTAA